A single window of Thiomicrorhabdus immobilis DNA harbors:
- a CDS encoding succinate dehydrogenase iron-sulfur subunit, whose amino-acid sequence MKLIINRYNPENDQAPYEQFFEVDDALIQPDTMLLEVLQMVREQDPSLGFRSSCQEGVCGSDGMNVNGKNHLSCITPVTSLKQPIVIKPLPGLPIIKDLIIDMKLFYQQYQDVKPFLQATPLNPSQEHLQTPKERAKLDGSYECILCGCCSTSCPSFWWNPDQFSGPAALLAASRFVIDSRDIKHIERLKELDSPTKTFRCRHIQNCTDACPKGLNPSRAIQELKSIMVKES is encoded by the coding sequence GTGAAACTGATTATTAATCGCTATAACCCAGAAAATGATCAAGCGCCATACGAGCAATTTTTTGAGGTTGATGACGCTCTGATTCAGCCAGATACCATGCTACTTGAGGTGTTGCAAATGGTTCGTGAACAAGACCCATCGCTGGGTTTTCGTTCTTCCTGTCAGGAAGGCGTATGCGGATCGGATGGTATGAATGTGAACGGTAAAAACCATTTAAGCTGCATAACGCCCGTTACATCACTCAAACAGCCGATAGTGATTAAACCGTTGCCCGGCCTGCCTATCATTAAAGACCTGATCATAGACATGAAGCTGTTTTACCAGCAGTACCAAGACGTCAAGCCTTTCCTACAAGCCACTCCACTAAACCCATCACAAGAACACCTACAAACACCTAAAGAGCGAGCCAAACTGGATGGTAGCTATGAATGCATTCTCTGTGGTTGTTGCTCGACCAGCTGCCCCTCTTTTTGGTGGAATCCCGATCAATTTTCCGGGCCTGCCGCCTTATTAGCCGCCAGTCGTTTTGTGATAGATTCACGCGACATCAAACACATTGAACGATTAAAAGAACTCGACAGCCCAACCAAAACCTTTCGTTGTCGCCATATTCAGAACTGCACCGATGCCTGCCCAAAAGGCTTAAATCCAAGTCGAGCCATCCAAGAGCTTAAATCTATCATGGTTAAAGAGTCTTAA
- the sdhA gene encoding succinate dehydrogenase flavoprotein subunit, with protein MPKSSTNNPATKNLLENTLSFDAVIVGAGGAGLRAALQLAESGHKIAVVSKVFPTRSHTVAAQGGINAALGNVTPDNWQWHMYDTIKGSDYLGDQDAIEYMCQEAAEIVRELEHFGVPFSRLENGKIYQRAFGGQSQNYGEDQAHRTCAAADRTGHAILHSLYQQNIRLGTTIFEEFYAIDLLKDTQGAINGIMVMNIHNSEYQILKSPNILLATGGAGQVFRTNTNAGINTGDGLGMVLRAGYTLQDMEFWQFHPTGVAGKGMLISEAARGEGGVLRNASGEAFMEKYAPHVKDLASRDVVSRAIAVEVQQGRGCGPNKDHVLLDLTHLDGEVIKNRLPGIRDISITFAGIDPIEQAVPVFPTCHYMMGGIPTNLKGQVITPNQDNSQQVVKGLYAVGECACVSVHGANRLGGNSLLDIVVFGRKAAQTISEQIALSPANHQAELDTASLQQVMERIERWHNAVDNSVDNLVDNSINNSEDHNKPPISDSVALIKKDLQKIMEQGCGVFREESSMRHALQQLPFIEKRLQTVCLTDDSDIFNLERLSALELENLLAIAFATANSALARQESRGAHSRIDYQQRDDQAWLKHTLYNHQTRSLSYKEVNLNPISREPFTPKKREY; from the coding sequence ATGCCCAAAAGCTCCACCAACAACCCGGCTACCAAAAACCTATTAGAAAATACCTTGTCATTTGATGCGGTGATTGTCGGTGCCGGTGGCGCCGGCTTGCGAGCCGCATTACAACTTGCCGAGTCCGGCCACAAAATCGCGGTGGTCTCCAAGGTTTTTCCTACACGCTCACATACCGTAGCGGCTCAAGGCGGGATTAATGCCGCATTAGGCAATGTCACGCCGGATAACTGGCAGTGGCACATGTATGACACAATCAAAGGCAGTGACTATTTAGGTGACCAGGACGCGATTGAGTACATGTGCCAGGAAGCCGCCGAAATCGTTAGAGAGCTCGAACACTTTGGTGTGCCGTTTTCCCGTTTAGAGAATGGCAAAATCTATCAACGGGCTTTTGGCGGACAGAGCCAAAATTATGGCGAAGACCAAGCTCACAGAACCTGTGCCGCCGCCGACCGCACCGGCCATGCGATTTTACATTCACTATATCAACAGAACATCCGTCTGGGCACCACCATTTTTGAAGAGTTCTATGCCATTGACTTACTTAAAGATACCCAAGGAGCCATTAACGGCATCATGGTTATGAACATTCATAACAGCGAATATCAAATCCTTAAAAGCCCCAATATTCTTTTAGCCACCGGCGGTGCCGGGCAAGTTTTCAGAACCAATACCAATGCAGGCATCAATACCGGCGATGGTTTGGGCATGGTTTTAAGAGCCGGCTATACATTGCAAGATATGGAATTTTGGCAGTTCCACCCAACAGGGGTTGCCGGAAAAGGCATGTTGATTTCTGAAGCCGCTCGCGGTGAAGGTGGGGTTTTGCGCAATGCGTCTGGAGAAGCGTTCATGGAAAAATATGCACCCCACGTTAAAGACCTTGCTTCCAGAGATGTGGTGTCACGCGCCATTGCCGTCGAAGTACAACAGGGGCGCGGTTGCGGTCCAAATAAAGACCATGTTTTACTTGATTTGACCCATTTAGATGGCGAAGTCATAAAAAACCGCCTGCCGGGCATTCGCGACATAAGCATCACCTTTGCAGGCATAGACCCTATCGAACAAGCCGTCCCCGTTTTCCCAACATGTCATTATATGATGGGCGGCATTCCTACCAACCTCAAAGGCCAGGTAATCACACCAAACCAAGACAACTCACAACAAGTCGTAAAAGGCTTGTACGCGGTGGGTGAATGCGCCTGTGTCTCGGTGCATGGCGCCAATCGCCTTGGAGGCAACTCGCTTTTGGATATAGTGGTATTTGGCCGTAAAGCCGCACAAACCATCTCCGAACAAATCGCCTTAAGCCCCGCGAACCACCAAGCCGAGTTGGATACAGCATCTTTACAACAGGTCATGGAACGTATAGAGCGTTGGCACAATGCCGTTGATAATTCAGTCGATAATCTAGTCGACAACTCAATCAACAATTCAGAAGACCACAACAAACCACCCATTAGCGATAGCGTTGCATTAATCAAAAAAGACCTGCAAAAAATCATGGAACAAGGCTGTGGTGTGTTTAGGGAAGAATCTTCAATGCGGCATGCCTTGCAACAACTGCCCTTTATCGAAAAACGTCTACAGACGGTGTGTTTAACCGATGATAGCGATATCTTTAACTTAGAACGACTCTCCGCCTTAGAATTGGAAAACCTTTTGGCGATTGCTTTTGCCACCGCCAACTCCGCCTTAGCTCGCCAAGAAAGTCGCGGTGCACATTCGCGTATTGATTATCAACAACGAGATGACCAGGCCTGGTTAAAACATACTTTATACAATCATCAAACTCGCAGTTTAAGTTATAAAGAGGTTAACCTTAACCCAATAAGCCGCGAACCGTTCACCCCGAAAAAACGGGAATATTGA
- the sdhD gene encoding succinate dehydrogenase, hydrophobic membrane anchor protein yields the protein MQLTGVKAHIWQRISAIYLALYFPLLFWQSHSINLLETPSFKNWIEQVFTPAFTLASLLAFGLLISHAWVGLRDIMIDYLPANRVRFWLWLYALFLSFICIDVIALIAWAVIPAFQP from the coding sequence ATGCAATTAACGGGAGTTAAAGCACATATTTGGCAACGAATAAGCGCCATTTACCTAGCGTTGTATTTTCCGTTACTTTTTTGGCAGAGCCACTCAATCAACCTGCTGGAAACACCCTCTTTTAAAAACTGGATCGAACAAGTTTTCACCCCCGCTTTCACCCTGGCTAGCTTGTTAGCATTCGGCTTACTGATTAGCCATGCTTGGGTGGGTTTAAGAGACATCATGATTGATTATTTGCCTGCCAATCGAGTCCGATTTTGGTTATGGCTATATGCGCTATTTTTGAGTTTTATCTGTATTGATGTCATCGCGCTGATTGCTTGGGCTGTCATCCCGGCGTTCCAACCATAA
- a CDS encoding succinate dehydrogenase, cytochrome b556 subunit: MNYSRKWELMMYRHPGNRPRFLSLTAFKFPLNAKLSALHRITGLILIISLLGYLALAQLIIFHPIVTMDSIHDHCFINCLNSVFWSAISFHWLSGIRHLFAEHFIQPHSYRLINSAKISYLLLSIWGLLTVFISYQAWS, from the coding sequence ATGAACTACAGTCGCAAATGGGAGTTAATGATGTACCGTCACCCAGGAAATCGTCCACGCTTTTTGAGTTTAACGGCTTTTAAGTTCCCGTTAAATGCCAAACTGTCGGCTCTGCACCGAATCACCGGTTTGATACTCATTATTAGCCTTCTTGGTTATCTCGCTTTAGCCCAGCTGATTATTTTTCATCCGATCGTCACTATGGACAGCATTCACGACCACTGTTTCATTAACTGCTTGAACTCGGTATTTTGGTCAGCTATCAGCTTTCATTGGCTCAGTGGTATCCGCCATCTATTTGCCGAACACTTCATCCAACCTCATAGCTATCGATTGATCAATAGTGCAAAAATCAGTTACTTACTATTAAGCATTTGGGGGTTGTTAACGGTGTTTATTAGCTACCAGGCCTGGTCATAA
- the aat gene encoding leucyl/phenylalanyl-tRNA--protein transferase, with protein MSSNPNLVPFWLDPKPVGFPPSNLAMKDPDGLLAVGAALTPEWLLMAYSKGIFPWFNPGEPILWWTPNPRSVLFIERLKIHRSLRKTINKYLKEKHLEVTFDKDFTAVMQACSEVPREGQDGTWISPEMLAAYTALHNIGHAHSVEVWIDNELAGGLYGVAIGKMFYGESMFAKQTDASKIALVALALQLKQWGFSLIDTQVETPHLNSLGAELISRNRFEEHISELTLQTFPPQKWQLNPNWPQWIASHIQNRAP; from the coding sequence ATGAGCAGCAACCCTAATTTAGTTCCTTTTTGGCTCGACCCTAAACCGGTTGGCTTCCCACCCAGCAATTTGGCGATGAAAGACCCAGATGGCTTACTGGCTGTCGGGGCTGCTTTAACCCCTGAATGGCTATTAATGGCGTATAGCAAAGGAATCTTTCCTTGGTTTAACCCTGGTGAGCCTATCTTATGGTGGACCCCCAACCCTCGTAGTGTCCTGTTTATCGAAAGACTCAAAATTCACCGAAGCTTAAGAAAAACCATTAACAAATACCTCAAGGAAAAACATCTGGAAGTTACCTTTGACAAAGACTTTACCGCCGTCATGCAAGCTTGCTCAGAAGTTCCCAGAGAGGGGCAAGACGGCACTTGGATTAGTCCAGAGATGCTTGCCGCTTATACCGCACTTCATAATATAGGCCACGCGCACTCTGTTGAAGTTTGGATTGACAATGAACTGGCTGGCGGACTGTATGGTGTTGCGATTGGCAAGATGTTTTATGGCGAATCGATGTTTGCCAAACAGACAGATGCTTCAAAGATTGCTTTAGTCGCTTTGGCTCTACAATTAAAACAGTGGGGCTTTTCTCTTATCGATACCCAAGTCGAAACGCCGCACCTTAACAGTTTAGGTGCTGAATTGATCAGCAGAAACCGTTTTGAGGAACATATCTCCGAACTGACACTACAAACCTTCCCTCCCCAAAAATGGCAGTTGAACCCCAATTGGCCGCAGTGGATCGCTTCTCACATTCAAAACAGAGCTCCCTGA
- the dnaE gene encoding DNA polymerase III subunit alpha produces MTQFVHLHVHSEYSVVDSTLGIKPLIALTQGCEQPAMALTDQNNLFALVKFYNAAMGAGIKPIIGADVYIEDQSGEVFKTVLLCQNPQGYLNLSHLISQSYLHNQKLYNNHMLALIKREWLAEFNDGLIVLSGGREGDVGVALLAEKPNLVASRMKWWQTHFGDRFYLELVRTGRENEESYIAQAIEVAIRYEVPVVATNDVRFAKPEDFEAHEVRTCIHDGYILDDQSRPKNYSEEQYFKTTEEMVELFADIPEAIANTVEIAKRCSLDLTLGTYFLPDFPVPEGMTIDEFFIAESHKGLDERLAFLFGHLSKEEFEVKHKEYYERIEFELGIILQMGFPGYFLIVADFIQWGKNEGIPVGPGRGSGAGSLVAYALKITDLDPIQYDLLFERFLNPERVSMPDFDVDFCMDRRDEVIDYVSRHYGRDHVSQIVTYGTMAAKAVVRDVGRVLGLGYGVVDGIAKLIPNELGIKLAEALEKEEELQNKYDNDEDARQLLELALKLEGTVRNTGKHAGGVVIGPKPLDHFCPVLCEPDGSSVVTQLDKNDVETAGLVKFDFLGLRTLTIIDWALQSINGNKKPGDEGFVDIARIPLQDEPTFDLIKTGKTTGVFQLESSGMQSLIVRLRPDCFEDIIALVALFRPGPLESGMVDNFIARKHGKEKVSYPDAQWQHESLKETLSPTYGVILYQEQVMQIAQILAGYTLGGADMLRRAMGKKKPEEMAKQRSVFKDGAESIGVDGELAMKIFDLVEKFAGYGFNKSHSAAYALVSYQSAWLKTHYPAEFMAAQISSDMDNTEKVVHMVNECYAMGLTVLPPNINTGQIHFKPFGENTVNYGLGGIKGVGGAALEGVISEREATGDYKDLFDFCLRAGKKANKRVIEALIRSGAFDELHDNRNAMLQSLPMALKQAEQQHKNDEVGQNDLFGDMLSVEESGESQLLDVPEMPEKLRLAGEKETLGLYMTGHPIDMYREELKRLVPNSLASLRPEKWKKVSAAGLVVELRSKVTRNGQRMGFISLDDKTARLEVVMRPTVFEAIRETIKPDMVVMVQGEVAEDTFNGGIKLDAEIVVSLAEARIEKARAIKLNVNTHDKPLNQTKINELQVLLGAYQAEKGLPVVIDYTNEIATVQMKTHAENQFFPDDDLIEALNAQGWQPEVVI; encoded by the coding sequence ATGACCCAATTTGTTCATCTACACGTCCATTCAGAATATTCCGTTGTTGATAGTACTTTAGGAATTAAACCCTTAATAGCATTGACCCAAGGTTGTGAGCAGCCTGCCATGGCGTTGACCGATCAGAATAATCTGTTTGCCTTGGTTAAGTTCTATAACGCGGCAATGGGCGCGGGAATCAAGCCCATTATCGGTGCGGATGTGTATATCGAGGATCAATCGGGTGAAGTCTTTAAAACGGTTTTACTTTGCCAAAACCCACAAGGCTACCTTAATCTCTCGCATCTAATCTCCCAGAGTTACCTACATAACCAGAAATTGTATAACAACCATATGCTTGCTCTGATTAAGCGGGAGTGGCTGGCTGAATTCAATGATGGCTTGATTGTGTTATCCGGCGGGCGAGAAGGGGATGTGGGGGTCGCCTTATTGGCCGAAAAGCCGAATTTGGTTGCCAGTAGAATGAAGTGGTGGCAAACCCATTTTGGCGATCGTTTCTATTTGGAATTGGTACGTACTGGGCGAGAAAACGAAGAGAGTTATATCGCTCAGGCGATAGAGGTGGCAATCCGTTATGAAGTGCCGGTGGTGGCCACTAATGATGTGCGTTTTGCCAAACCAGAAGATTTTGAAGCCCATGAGGTGCGGACCTGTATTCATGACGGCTATATTCTTGATGATCAAAGTCGCCCTAAAAACTACTCAGAAGAACAATATTTCAAGACCACCGAAGAAATGGTTGAGTTGTTTGCGGATATTCCCGAAGCTATTGCCAATACGGTCGAAATCGCGAAACGCTGCTCGCTTGATTTAACGCTGGGAACCTATTTCTTACCTGACTTCCCTGTGCCGGAAGGTATGACGATTGATGAATTCTTTATTGCTGAAAGTCATAAAGGGCTGGATGAGCGTCTAGCATTTTTGTTTGGACACCTCTCCAAAGAGGAGTTTGAGGTAAAGCATAAAGAGTATTACGAGCGGATAGAGTTCGAGCTTGGGATTATCCTGCAAATGGGGTTCCCGGGTTACTTCTTAATCGTTGCCGATTTCATTCAATGGGGTAAAAACGAGGGGATTCCCGTTGGACCAGGTCGTGGTTCCGGTGCCGGTTCTTTGGTGGCCTATGCGTTGAAAATCACCGATTTAGACCCGATTCAATATGACTTGCTTTTCGAGCGTTTCTTAAACCCTGAACGTGTCTCCATGCCCGATTTCGATGTCGACTTCTGTATGGATCGTCGTGACGAGGTGATCGATTATGTATCACGCCATTACGGACGTGATCATGTATCGCAGATTGTCACTTACGGAACCATGGCCGCCAAAGCCGTAGTGCGTGACGTAGGCCGTGTGCTTGGTTTAGGTTATGGCGTGGTAGATGGCATCGCCAAATTAATCCCGAACGAATTGGGTATCAAGTTGGCCGAGGCGCTTGAAAAAGAAGAAGAACTACAAAATAAATACGATAACGATGAGGATGCTCGTCAATTACTCGAGTTGGCGCTCAAACTCGAAGGTACGGTTCGTAATACCGGTAAACATGCTGGTGGGGTGGTCATCGGCCCCAAACCGTTGGATCACTTTTGTCCGGTATTGTGCGAGCCGGATGGTTCGAGTGTGGTCACCCAGTTGGATAAAAACGATGTTGAAACAGCAGGCCTGGTCAAGTTCGACTTCTTGGGCTTAAGAACGCTGACGATTATCGATTGGGCATTGCAATCCATTAACGGTAATAAAAAACCGGGTGATGAAGGTTTTGTTGATATCGCACGTATCCCTTTACAGGATGAACCGACGTTTGACCTAATCAAAACCGGTAAAACCACCGGGGTATTCCAGTTGGAGTCAAGCGGGATGCAAAGCTTGATTGTGCGCTTACGACCTGACTGTTTTGAAGACATTATCGCTTTGGTTGCTCTGTTCCGCCCAGGTCCGTTGGAGTCGGGCATGGTGGATAACTTTATCGCCCGTAAGCATGGTAAAGAGAAGGTGTCTTATCCAGACGCACAGTGGCAGCATGAATCGTTGAAAGAGACGCTGTCGCCAACTTACGGCGTTATCTTGTACCAAGAGCAGGTAATGCAAATCGCGCAGATTTTAGCCGGCTACACCTTGGGTGGCGCCGATATGCTTCGTCGTGCGATGGGTAAGAAAAAGCCAGAAGAGATGGCTAAACAGCGTTCGGTCTTTAAAGACGGGGCGGAAAGCATTGGGGTTGATGGCGAGCTCGCCATGAAAATCTTTGACTTGGTTGAGAAGTTTGCCGGTTACGGATTCAACAAATCTCACTCGGCTGCCTACGCCTTGGTTTCCTATCAATCGGCTTGGTTGAAAACCCATTATCCAGCGGAGTTTATGGCCGCACAGATTTCATCCGATATGGATAACACTGAAAAAGTGGTTCATATGGTGAATGAATGTTATGCGATGGGCTTAACCGTCTTGCCACCAAACATCAATACCGGGCAGATTCACTTTAAACCCTTTGGGGAAAATACCGTTAATTACGGCCTTGGTGGTATCAAGGGGGTTGGGGGAGCCGCGCTTGAAGGGGTGATTTCCGAAAGAGAAGCGACGGGCGACTATAAGGACTTATTTGATTTCTGTTTACGTGCTGGAAAAAAAGCCAATAAGCGTGTGATTGAAGCCTTGATACGTTCTGGCGCGTTCGATGAGTTGCATGACAATCGTAATGCCATGCTGCAGAGTTTACCGATGGCGCTTAAGCAAGCTGAGCAACAGCATAAAAATGACGAAGTGGGTCAGAATGACCTGTTTGGCGATATGCTGTCGGTTGAAGAGTCGGGCGAGTCACAATTGCTGGATGTGCCTGAAATGCCTGAAAAATTAAGGCTGGCTGGCGAAAAAGAAACATTAGGCCTCTATATGACAGGTCATCCGATTGATATGTATCGTGAAGAGCTGAAACGCCTGGTACCAAATAGTTTGGCGAGTCTTCGTCCTGAAAAATGGAAAAAGGTATCCGCAGCGGGTCTGGTTGTTGAACTGCGCAGTAAAGTGACCCGTAACGGCCAACGCATGGGCTTTATCTCTTTGGATGACAAGACGGCTCGTTTGGAGGTGGTGATGCGCCCAACCGTTTTTGAAGCGATTAGAGAAACCATCAAACCGGATATGGTGGTTATGGTACAAGGTGAAGTGGCCGAAGACACTTTTAATGGCGGAATCAAACTCGATGCTGAAATTGTCGTGAGTTTGGCTGAAGCCCGAATTGAAAAAGCCCGAGCCATCAAACTTAATGTCAATACTCATGATAAACCGTTAAATCAAACGAAAATTAATGAGTTGCAAGTGTTGTTAGGTGCTTATCAAGCAGAAAAAGGCTTACCTGTCGTAATCGATTACACGAATGAAATTGCGACGGTGCAGATGAAAACGCACGCTGAAAATCAGTTTTTTCCAGATGACGATTTGATTGAGGCTTTAAACGCGCAAGGATGGCAGCCGGAAGTTGTGATTTGA
- a CDS encoding nitroreductase: MNVSQAIKQRKSTRSYTNQPVDKEIIRTILDTAKYAPSGVNTQPWQVCVVEGNTKEKLSRQMIDAFRAKDTETMDYQYYPTEWIPPYKARRVETGTRLYTALDIKREDKEKCLKQWEANYNAFGAPVMLLFFIDSSLETGSYLDYGMFLQNIMLLAEENGLATCPQGALGEFPSLVKQTLQIDADKKLIGGMALGYEDKSHLVNQYRTSRIELDEFCAFYD, encoded by the coding sequence ATGAATGTCAGCCAAGCGATAAAACAACGAAAATCAACCAGGTCTTATACTAATCAGCCCGTTGATAAAGAGATTATCAGAACCATTCTCGATACTGCCAAATATGCACCGTCAGGTGTCAACACCCAGCCTTGGCAGGTCTGTGTTGTAGAAGGCAACACCAAAGAAAAACTCTCTAGACAGATGATTGATGCATTTAGGGCAAAAGACACGGAAACCATGGATTATCAATACTATCCAACAGAGTGGATTCCCCCATACAAAGCCCGAAGGGTGGAAACAGGCACTCGTCTTTATACTGCACTAGATATCAAACGTGAAGATAAGGAAAAATGTCTTAAGCAATGGGAAGCGAACTATAACGCCTTTGGTGCTCCCGTGATGCTACTGTTTTTTATCGATTCAAGCCTAGAAACCGGTTCATATTTAGACTACGGCATGTTTTTGCAAAACATCATGTTATTGGCGGAAGAAAACGGATTGGCGACTTGCCCACAAGGGGCTTTAGGTGAATTTCCAAGCCTGGTTAAACAGACGCTACAAATTGATGCCGATAAGAAACTGATTGGTGGAATGGCTTTGGGCTACGAAGATAAAAGTCATCTAGTAAATCAATATCGCACCTCCAGAATAGAGTTAGACGAGTTTTGCGCTTTTTACGACTGA
- the thpR gene encoding RNA 2',3'-cyclic phosphodiesterase, with amino-acid sequence MRAFIALPIDSITTDILNKKVALLKRQAWSHQIKWFEPSNYHLTIRFLGGKLENDKVNEILHLIDKCFIAEPISSFSIQITAIELFPSPLSAHTIVASAQSNDLLIHIEKLLERKLETIGLVKPQLTFRPHISLGRIDRQTNLNNLTIPNEVAHFENCWLNVNSICLYQSELTENAPIYTPLKTIHLRPLKK; translated from the coding sequence ATGAGAGCTTTCATTGCGTTACCTATTGATTCGATCACAACCGACATACTAAATAAGAAGGTGGCGCTTTTAAAAAGGCAGGCCTGGTCACATCAAATCAAGTGGTTCGAACCCTCCAACTATCATCTGACAATCCGTTTTCTAGGAGGAAAATTAGAAAACGATAAGGTTAATGAAATCTTGCACCTAATCGACAAATGCTTCATTGCCGAACCCATTTCTTCGTTTAGCATCCAGATAACAGCCATTGAACTTTTTCCTTCCCCTCTTTCCGCACATACCATTGTCGCTTCAGCACAATCAAACGATTTACTCATTCATATCGAAAAGCTACTTGAAAGAAAATTGGAGACTATTGGCCTAGTCAAACCGCAACTGACTTTTAGGCCACATATCAGCCTTGGAAGAATTGATAGGCAAACCAATTTGAACAATTTAACCATCCCGAATGAAGTTGCACATTTTGAAAATTGTTGGCTTAATGTTAACTCTATTTGTTTATACCAAAGTGAATTGACGGAAAATGCGCCTATTTACACACCTCTTAAGACAATTCATTTAAGGCCTCTGAAAAAGTAA
- the acs gene encoding acetate--CoA ligase — MSNIESILTETRLFQPSDAIKQSVAINEEMLAEMRAKASEDHVGFWSDLAKEKLVWTKPFTVGLDESNAPHYKWFTDGELNVSYNCIDRHLETKSDKTAIIFEGDQGDVERYSYKELHDQVCRFANTLTAQGIEQGDRVIIYMPMIPQAVIAMQACARIGAIHSVVFGGFSAEALRDRIENANAKLVITTNGSRRGGKTIPLKGAVDAALEKGCDHVKKVIVYRRTDDEVSMKEGRDIDWMDAEAGMSNYHDPVSVNAEHPLFLLYTSGSTGTPKGVQHSSGGYLLNAHLTNEWMFDLNDDDVFWCTADVGWITGHSYVAYGPLSVGATIVMFEGVPTYPDAGRFWQVCQDHGVTVFYTAPTAIRALMKFGADLPNQYDLSKLRLLGTVGEPINPEAWMWYHDVIGRGECPIIDTWWQTETGAHMIAPFPITPLKPGSCTQPLPGIDAAILDEEGNELGRGEGGLLVIKKPWPSMIRNVWGDDERYKSTYFPLKDLPYYVVGDSAYQDDDGYFWILGRVDDVLNVSGHRLGTMEIESALVSHHLVAEAAIVGRPHDIKGEAVAAFVVLNVDIPKGEARTALIAELRDHVAKEIGPIAKPDDIRFGTNLPKTRSGKIMRRLLRTIAKGEEITQDTSTLEDPSILEQFQKKK, encoded by the coding sequence ATGTCTAATATTGAATCTATACTAACCGAAACACGCCTTTTCCAGCCATCAGACGCAATCAAACAAAGCGTTGCTATCAATGAAGAAATGCTGGCAGAAATGCGCGCCAAGGCAAGTGAAGATCATGTTGGCTTTTGGTCTGATTTAGCAAAAGAAAAGCTTGTTTGGACAAAACCTTTTACCGTTGGGTTAGATGAATCTAACGCACCTCACTATAAATGGTTCACTGATGGTGAATTAAATGTTTCATACAATTGCATTGATCGTCACTTAGAAACTAAAAGCGATAAAACCGCGATTATCTTTGAAGGCGATCAAGGTGATGTTGAACGCTATTCCTATAAAGAGCTTCACGATCAAGTTTGCCGTTTTGCAAATACGTTAACCGCTCAGGGCATCGAGCAGGGTGATCGTGTCATCATCTATATGCCGATGATTCCTCAAGCGGTTATCGCAATGCAGGCTTGTGCTCGTATTGGAGCAATCCATTCTGTCGTGTTCGGCGGTTTCTCAGCTGAGGCTTTACGTGATCGTATCGAAAACGCGAATGCTAAGTTGGTGATTACCACTAATGGTAGTCGTCGAGGTGGCAAAACAATCCCTCTAAAGGGCGCTGTTGATGCGGCCTTGGAAAAGGGTTGTGACCATGTTAAAAAGGTCATTGTCTATCGTCGTACTGATGATGAAGTTTCAATGAAAGAGGGGCGAGATATTGACTGGATGGACGCTGAAGCGGGCATGAGCAATTATCATGATCCTGTTTCTGTCAATGCAGAACATCCTTTGTTCCTCTTATACACTTCTGGTTCAACAGGCACTCCTAAAGGTGTTCAGCACAGTAGTGGCGGCTATTTACTCAATGCCCACCTGACTAATGAGTGGATGTTCGATTTAAATGATGATGATGTTTTCTGGTGTACAGCTGATGTGGGCTGGATTACGGGTCATAGTTACGTTGCTTATGGACCTTTATCGGTTGGCGCTACGATTGTCATGTTCGAAGGTGTGCCAACTTATCCTGATGCAGGTCGTTTCTGGCAGGTTTGTCAGGATCATGGTGTCACTGTTTTCTATACAGCTCCAACCGCCATCCGTGCCTTAATGAAATTCGGTGCGGACTTACCAAATCAATATGACTTATCTAAATTACGTTTATTGGGCACGGTGGGTGAGCCGATCAACCCAGAAGCTTGGATGTGGTATCACGATGTAATCGGTCGTGGCGAATGTCCAATTATCGATACCTGGTGGCAGACTGAAACGGGCGCACACATGATCGCACCATTCCCAATCACACCATTGAAACCAGGTTCATGTACTCAGCCATTACCGGGTATCGATGCCGCTATTCTAGATGAAGAAGGTAACGAACTTGGGCGCGGTGAAGGTGGTCTATTGGTCATTAAAAAGCCTTGGCCATCGATGATCCGAAATGTTTGGGGCGATGATGAACGTTATAAGAGTACCTATTTCCCTTTAAAAGATTTGCCATATTACGTGGTGGGAGATAGTGCTTATCAAGATGATGATGGCTACTTCTGGATTCTTGGGCGTGTAGATGATGTATTAAATGTTTCTGGTCACCGCTTGGGGACTATGGAAATTGAATCTGCGCTTGTTTCCCATCATTTGGTCGCTGAGGCAGCAATCGTTGGGCGTCCTCATGATATTAAAGGTGAGGCCGTCGCGGCATTTGTTGTCTTAAATGTCGATATCCCTAAAGGTGAAGCTCGTACAGCTCTGATTGCTGAGCTACGTGATCACGTTGCCAAAGAAATCGGCCCTATCGCTAAGCCAGACGATATTCGTTTTGGTACCAATTTACCAAAAACGCGTTCAGGTAAGATCATGCGCCGCCTGCTAAGAACCATAGCGAAGGGTGAAGAGATTACACAGGATACTTCAACTCTTGAAGATCCAAGTATTCTGGAACAGTTCCAGAAGAAGAAATAG